The following are from one region of the Terriglobales bacterium genome:
- a CDS encoding di-heme oxidoredictase family protein, with amino-acid sequence MKTRIVVLAVAGVCLLGTSLFVSAQLIDNTQASNKINAGINKSLADEIGTGRGDVMTPYSSLFIINRDPYRSIRRGRQIFQRKFTREQGQGPNNSDGVGDINTVAGIGAGLSDSCASCHGRPRGSAGAGGDVATRPDSRDAPHLFGLGLKEMLADEITGDLRAIRSSASAVAKASGKSVTAALQSKGISYGSITANPDGSFDTGQVSGVNPDLRVRPFFAEGSTISMREFLVGAFRNEMGMPAADPDLLLASNGGKVTTPSGMVLDGSLDKIEAPPASDPGADPDGDHVANEIPVSLIDHMEFYLLNYFKPGIYKQTHQTQRGDKLFTKIGCASCHVADLWIQHDRRVADLETVYDPVRGNLNNLFATAAPLINVVDDGSGFPALKKPNLQPFLVKDIYTDFKRHDLGPAFYERNYDGTLTTQFLTRPLWGVGSTGPYGHDGRSINLSEVILRHGGESQASRNAFANLEPEDQDAVVAFLNSLIIFPPDDTASSLDPGNRGATNYPQSGHGSIKLTVLFNNPSDPE; translated from the coding sequence GTGAAAACGCGCATAGTAGTACTTGCAGTCGCAGGAGTCTGTCTGCTGGGCACCAGCTTATTCGTCAGTGCGCAGCTCATTGACAACACTCAAGCGTCGAACAAGATCAACGCTGGAATCAATAAGTCGCTTGCCGACGAGATTGGCACTGGGCGCGGCGACGTCATGACGCCCTATTCCTCTTTATTCATCATCAATCGCGATCCGTATCGTTCGATTCGTCGCGGGCGCCAGATCTTTCAGCGCAAGTTCACTCGCGAGCAGGGACAGGGCCCGAATAACAGTGACGGAGTCGGCGATATTAATACCGTTGCGGGAATCGGCGCTGGGCTTTCCGATAGTTGTGCCAGTTGCCACGGACGTCCGAGAGGTTCCGCTGGAGCGGGCGGAGACGTCGCCACGCGGCCTGACAGCCGCGATGCTCCACATCTTTTTGGTCTCGGTTTGAAAGAGATGCTCGCAGATGAGATCACAGGCGATCTACGGGCGATTCGCTCATCAGCGTCGGCTGTGGCCAAGGCTTCGGGAAAGAGTGTGACCGCTGCTCTCCAGAGCAAGGGCATCTCCTATGGCTCAATCACGGCAAATCCCGACGGTTCGTTTGATACCGGGCAGGTCAGTGGAGTGAATCCCGATCTTCGCGTGCGACCGTTCTTCGCCGAAGGAAGCACAATTTCGATGCGCGAGTTCCTGGTCGGCGCCTTCCGCAACGAGATGGGAATGCCTGCAGCAGATCCCGATCTGCTCCTGGCCTCCAATGGTGGAAAAGTTACGACTCCATCCGGCATGGTGCTCGATGGCTCACTGGACAAGATTGAAGCCCCGCCGGCCTCAGATCCGGGAGCCGATCCCGATGGAGATCATGTCGCAAATGAGATCCCTGTGAGCCTTATCGACCACATGGAGTTCTATTTGCTGAACTACTTCAAACCCGGAATCTACAAACAGACTCACCAGACCCAACGGGGAGACAAGCTCTTTACCAAGATCGGCTGCGCGTCTTGCCACGTTGCCGACTTGTGGATTCAACATGATCGTCGTGTCGCAGATCTTGAGACGGTGTACGATCCGGTCCGCGGTAATTTGAATAATCTATTCGCGACTGCAGCGCCACTGATCAATGTAGTCGACGACGGCTCCGGTTTCCCAGCGCTCAAGAAGCCGAATCTGCAACCGTTCCTGGTGAAAGATATTTACACGGACTTCAAGCGGCATGACCTCGGCCCCGCTTTCTACGAGAGAAATTACGACGGCACGCTGACCACCCAATTCCTAACACGGCCTCTCTGGGGTGTAGGGTCCACCGGACCATACGGTCACGATGGCCGCAGCATCAATCTCAGCGAAGTAATCCTGCGTCACGGCGGCGAATCGCAAGCCTCACGGAATGCCTTTGCCAATTTGGAACCCGAAGACCAGGATGCTGTAGTCGCATTCCTGAACTCGCTCATCATCTTTCCGCCAGACGACACGGCGTCATCGCTGGACCCGGGAAATAGAGGCGCGACAAACTATCCTCAATCCGGACATGGGAGCATCAAGTTGACTGTGCTATTTAACAATCCCAGCGATCCCGAATAA
- a CDS encoding DNRLRE domain-containing protein — protein MRSSSSFLRALFFLLALCPSVLFAQAPVSDDTFSSADRKANYGDKDYLAVQGPSSTAYIRFDLSRLPQGITGDQINKATIRLWVSAVTHPGSFDVVRVASAWNEDTLQGSNLPLLGLTDVSNVAVSKESKNHYLVIDVTDLVRDWVNHAQMNYGIALVPVGNISAAFDSKENGSNSHDAELNVQLEKVGPIGPQGLQGVRGLAGPAGVAGPAGPQGLPGPAGPVGATGAVGATGPVGATGPQGPAGPLGVPGPAGPAGAVGAIGPPGPVGATGPQGLTGLQGVPGPAGPAGAVGAAGPTGPIGATGPQGPAGLQGIPGATGPAGPTGAMGPQGLPGATGSVGAMGPAGPQGQIGPQGATGAAGLQGPPGPQGPAGAPGAIGPVGPQGPPGPTNYPGTGSLSASHTLAPNSVINLSGEGTRDWFAPAGNTTGNYHSKMLGGQIMKSFDWVTAGGTLFTQGSSYSISSVASDDAAGVGLASFNNDQGVFIPGSGTGSGFRLRAPANSSAVRTLKLYCSVFSGAVTLTARLTDGSAADVTDVVDVGAGGYNFFVWTVSYQPARDGQEIELSGVLTTNRGSTPNVKFIAATLQ, from the coding sequence GTGAGAAGTTCAAGCTCTTTCCTGCGCGCACTGTTCTTTCTTCTTGCGCTGTGTCCTTCGGTTTTGTTCGCTCAGGCGCCCGTTAGCGACGACACATTTTCGTCTGCCGATCGCAAAGCAAATTATGGGGATAAGGACTACCTCGCAGTGCAGGGTCCGAGCTCGACTGCATACATCAGATTCGACCTGTCACGCTTGCCACAGGGAATAACCGGAGACCAGATCAATAAGGCCACGATTCGACTGTGGGTGTCTGCTGTAACGCATCCTGGTTCCTTCGATGTAGTTCGCGTGGCGAGCGCGTGGAATGAAGACACACTTCAAGGCAGCAACTTGCCGTTGCTTGGCCTTACCGATGTAAGCAACGTGGCAGTGTCCAAGGAATCGAAGAATCATTATCTCGTCATCGACGTAACCGACTTAGTGCGGGACTGGGTGAACCATGCGCAAATGAACTACGGCATCGCGCTGGTTCCGGTCGGAAACATTTCAGCGGCATTCGACAGCAAAGAAAACGGATCGAACAGCCACGACGCAGAATTAAACGTGCAGCTTGAAAAGGTAGGGCCGATCGGTCCACAAGGTCTTCAGGGTGTGCGTGGCTTGGCTGGACCTGCAGGAGTAGCTGGACCTGCGGGACCGCAAGGTCTACCGGGCCCCGCCGGACCAGTTGGCGCCACGGGAGCAGTTGGAGCCACCGGACCCGTTGGAGCCACGGGGCCTCAAGGACCCGCTGGTCCGCTGGGAGTTCCAGGACCTGCTGGGCCCGCCGGAGCGGTTGGCGCTATCGGACCTCCTGGACCAGTTGGGGCGACAGGACCTCAAGGATTAACCGGTCTGCAGGGGGTTCCAGGACCTGCTGGGCCCGCCGGGGCAGTTGGCGCTGCAGGACCTACTGGACCAATTGGAGCGACAGGACCTCAAGGACCAGCTGGTCTGCAAGGTATTCCGGGAGCTACTGGACCAGCGGGGCCAACGGGAGCGATGGGACCGCAAGGTTTGCCAGGAGCTACAGGATCCGTAGGAGCAATGGGGCCGGCAGGACCCCAGGGCCAAATTGGTCCTCAAGGAGCTACCGGAGCTGCCGGATTACAAGGACCTCCAGGACCACAAGGTCCTGCCGGAGCGCCAGGTGCTATCGGACCCGTAGGACCGCAAGGACCTCCCGGACCGACAAACTACCCTGGCACGGGCTCATTGAGCGCCTCGCACACGCTGGCGCCGAACAGTGTCATCAATCTGTCGGGTGAAGGAACTCGAGATTGGTTCGCGCCTGCCGGCAACACGACTGGGAACTACCACAGCAAAATGCTCGGTGGTCAAATCATGAAGAGCTTCGATTGGGTGACAGCCGGCGGCACCCTCTTCACCCAGGGAAGTTCTTACTCGATCAGCTCTGTTGCGTCCGATGATGCAGCCGGGGTTGGCCTCGCGTCATTTAACAACGATCAGGGCGTGTTCATCCCCGGATCGGGAACGGGGTCTGGGTTCCGGCTTCGTGCGCCGGCAAATTCAAGTGCAGTGAGAACACTAAAACTTTATTGCAGCGTATTCTCGGGAGCAGTCACTCTAACTGCGCGTCTGACTGATGGATCAGCCGCTGATGTGACTGACGTTGTCGATGTTGGAGCTGGCGGATACAACTTCTTCGTTTGGACCGTCAGTTATCAACCAGCACGTGACGGGCAAGAGATTGAGCTTTCTGGCGTCTTAACCACGAATCGCGGGAGTACGCCGAACGTGAAGTTCATTGCCGCAACTCTGCAATAG